The following proteins come from a genomic window of Chiloscyllium punctatum isolate Juve2018m chromosome 49, sChiPun1.3, whole genome shotgun sequence:
- the slc25a25b gene encoding calcium-binding mitochondrial carrier protein SCaMC-2-B isoform X4: MLCLCLTVPVLDNLEREFEYFESERLPAKLKSLFRLSLFIPSQELSTYRKWRQKVVKAGDKDCDGQLDFEEFVHYLKDHEKKLRLVFKSLDKKNDGKIDAQEIMQSLRDLGVHISEQQAEKILKRIWRGHLWGPIVYMDKNGTMTIDWNEWRDYHLLHPADNIPEIILYWKHSTIFDVGESLTIPDEFTEEEKQTGMWWRQLVAGGGAGAVSRTCTAPLDRLKVLMQVHASKTNNMCIAGGFSHMIKEGGLRSLWRGNGINAIKIAPESALKFMAYEQIKRLIGSDQQPLGIQERLIAGSLAGLIAQSTIYPMEVLKTRLALRKTGQYSGMLNCAKHIFKKEGARAFYKGYVPNMLGIIPYAGIDLAIYETLKNSWLQRYATDSVDPGVFVLLACGTVSSTCGQLASYPLALVRTRMQAQATTEGAPQPTMLGLFRHILSTEGAIGLYRGLAPNFMKVIPAVSISYVVYENLKMTLGVTSR; encoded by the exons ATGTTATGTTTATGTTTAACTGTGCCAGTTCTGGATAATTTGGAAAGGGAGTTTGAATACTTTGAATCAGAACGGCTGCCTGCTAAGTTAAAATCTTTGTTCAGGCTTAGCCTTTTCATCCCTTCACAGGAGTTATCAACCTATCGTAAGTGGAGACAG AAAGTTGTAAAAGCTGGTGACAAAGACTGTGATGGCCAACTGGATTTTGAAGAATTTGTGCATTATTTAAAAGATCATGAGAAGAAACTCCGACTAGTTTTCAAAAGCCTGGACAAAAAAAATGATG GTAAAATTGATGCACAAGAAATCATGCAGTCATTACGTGACCTTGGAGTACATATTTCAGAGCAGCAGGCAGAAAAGATCCTGAAACG AATTTGGAGAGGGCACCTCTGGGGCCCTATTGTATA CATGGATAAAAATGGAACAATGACGATTGACTGGAATGAGTGGCGAGATTATCATCTTTTACATCCAGCAGACAACATTCCTGAAATAATCCTGTACTGGAAGCACTCCACA ATCTTTGATGTAGGTGAGAGTTTAACAATCCCAGATGAGTTCACAGAGGAAGAAAAACAAAccgggatgtggtggaggcagttgGTGGCAGGGGGAGGTGCAGGTGCTGTGTCCAGAACATGCACTGCTCCCCTTGACCGGCTCAAGGTGCTGATGCAG GTACATGCTTCCAAAACAAACAATATGTGCATCGCAGGAGGATTTAGCCACATGATTAAAGAAGGAGGATTGCGATCGTTGTGGAGAGGAAATGGAATAAATGCAATCAAAATTGCACCAGAATCTGCTCTCAAGTTCATGGCATATGAGCAG ATAAAAAGACTAATTGGTAGTGACCAGCAGCCATTAGGAATTCAGGAGAGATTGATTGCAGGGTCACTAGCTGGACTAATTGCACAAAGTACAATCTATCCAATGGAG GTGCTAAAAACAAGATTGGCATTGCGGAAAACTGGGCAGTACTCAGGAATGCTCAATTGTGCAAAACATATATTTAAGAAAGAGGGGGCTAGAGCATTCTACAAAGGATATGTTCCCAATATGCTGGGCATCATCCCCTACGCTGGAATAGACCTGGCTATTTATGAG actTTGAAGAATTCCTGGTTGCAGCGCTATGCTACTGACAGTGTGGATCCTGGTGTTTTTGTTCTCTTGGCTTGTGGCACTGTTTCGAGCACCTGTGGACAGCTAGCTAGTTACCCATTAGCACTTGTCAGGACACGAATGCAGGCACAAG CTACCACTGAGGGAGCACCTCAGCCCACAATGCTTGGACTCTTCAGGCACATTCTGAGCACAGAAGGAGCAATTGGACTATACCGTGGTTTAGCACCCAATTTCATGAAAGTTATTCCAGCTGTGAGCATTAGCTATGTAGTGTATGAAAACCTGAAAATGACACTTGGAGTCACATCACGATGA
- the slc25a25b gene encoding calcium-binding mitochondrial carrier protein SCaMC-2-B isoform X5, which yields MLCLCLTVPVLDNLEREFEYFESERLPAKLKSLFRLSLFIPSQELSTYRKWRQKVVKAGDKDCDGQLDFEEFVHYLKDHEKKLRLVFKSLDKKNDGKIDAQEIMQSLRDLGVHISEQQAEKILKRMDKNGTMTIDWNEWRDYHLLHPADNIPEIILYWKHSTIFDVGESLTIPDEFTEEEKQTGMWWRQLVAGGGAGAVSRTCTAPLDRLKVLMQVHASKTNNMCIAGGFSHMIKEGGLRSLWRGNGINAIKIAPESALKFMAYEQIKRLIGSDQQPLGIQERLIAGSLAGLIAQSTIYPMEVLKTRLALRKTGQYSGMLNCAKHIFKKEGARAFYKGYVPNMLGIIPYAGIDLAIYETLKNSWLQRYATDSVDPGVFVLLACGTVSSTCGQLASYPLALVRTRMQAQATTEGAPQPTMLGLFRHILSTEGAIGLYRGLAPNFMKVIPAVSISYVVYENLKMTLGVTSR from the exons ATGTTATGTTTATGTTTAACTGTGCCAGTTCTGGATAATTTGGAAAGGGAGTTTGAATACTTTGAATCAGAACGGCTGCCTGCTAAGTTAAAATCTTTGTTCAGGCTTAGCCTTTTCATCCCTTCACAGGAGTTATCAACCTATCGTAAGTGGAGACAG AAAGTTGTAAAAGCTGGTGACAAAGACTGTGATGGCCAACTGGATTTTGAAGAATTTGTGCATTATTTAAAAGATCATGAGAAGAAACTCCGACTAGTTTTCAAAAGCCTGGACAAAAAAAATGATG GTAAAATTGATGCACAAGAAATCATGCAGTCATTACGTGACCTTGGAGTACATATTTCAGAGCAGCAGGCAGAAAAGATCCTGAAACG CATGGATAAAAATGGAACAATGACGATTGACTGGAATGAGTGGCGAGATTATCATCTTTTACATCCAGCAGACAACATTCCTGAAATAATCCTGTACTGGAAGCACTCCACA ATCTTTGATGTAGGTGAGAGTTTAACAATCCCAGATGAGTTCACAGAGGAAGAAAAACAAAccgggatgtggtggaggcagttgGTGGCAGGGGGAGGTGCAGGTGCTGTGTCCAGAACATGCACTGCTCCCCTTGACCGGCTCAAGGTGCTGATGCAG GTACATGCTTCCAAAACAAACAATATGTGCATCGCAGGAGGATTTAGCCACATGATTAAAGAAGGAGGATTGCGATCGTTGTGGAGAGGAAATGGAATAAATGCAATCAAAATTGCACCAGAATCTGCTCTCAAGTTCATGGCATATGAGCAG ATAAAAAGACTAATTGGTAGTGACCAGCAGCCATTAGGAATTCAGGAGAGATTGATTGCAGGGTCACTAGCTGGACTAATTGCACAAAGTACAATCTATCCAATGGAG GTGCTAAAAACAAGATTGGCATTGCGGAAAACTGGGCAGTACTCAGGAATGCTCAATTGTGCAAAACATATATTTAAGAAAGAGGGGGCTAGAGCATTCTACAAAGGATATGTTCCCAATATGCTGGGCATCATCCCCTACGCTGGAATAGACCTGGCTATTTATGAG actTTGAAGAATTCCTGGTTGCAGCGCTATGCTACTGACAGTGTGGATCCTGGTGTTTTTGTTCTCTTGGCTTGTGGCACTGTTTCGAGCACCTGTGGACAGCTAGCTAGTTACCCATTAGCACTTGTCAGGACACGAATGCAGGCACAAG CTACCACTGAGGGAGCACCTCAGCCCACAATGCTTGGACTCTTCAGGCACATTCTGAGCACAGAAGGAGCAATTGGACTATACCGTGGTTTAGCACCCAATTTCATGAAAGTTATTCCAGCTGTGAGCATTAGCTATGTAGTGTATGAAAACCTGAAAATGACACTTGGAGTCACATCACGATGA
- the slc25a25b gene encoding calcium-binding mitochondrial carrier protein SCaMC-2-B isoform X6 → MQSLRDLGVHISEQQAEKILKRMDKNGTMTIDWNEWRDYHLLHPADNIPEIILYWKHSTIFDVGESLTIPDEFTEEEKQTGMWWRQLVAGGGAGAVSRTCTAPLDRLKVLMQVHASKTNNMCIAGGFSHMIKEGGLRSLWRGNGINAIKIAPESALKFMAYEQIKRLIGSDQQPLGIQERLIAGSLAGLIAQSTIYPMEVLKTRLALRKTGQYSGMLNCAKHIFKKEGARAFYKGYVPNMLGIIPYAGIDLAIYETLKNSWLQRYATDSVDPGVFVLLACGTVSSTCGQLASYPLALVRTRMQAQATTEGAPQPTMLGLFRHILSTEGAIGLYRGLAPNFMKVIPAVSISYVVYENLKMTLGVTSR, encoded by the exons ATGCAGTCATTACGTGACCTTGGAGTACATATTTCAGAGCAGCAGGCAGAAAAGATCCTGAAACG CATGGATAAAAATGGAACAATGACGATTGACTGGAATGAGTGGCGAGATTATCATCTTTTACATCCAGCAGACAACATTCCTGAAATAATCCTGTACTGGAAGCACTCCACA ATCTTTGATGTAGGTGAGAGTTTAACAATCCCAGATGAGTTCACAGAGGAAGAAAAACAAAccgggatgtggtggaggcagttgGTGGCAGGGGGAGGTGCAGGTGCTGTGTCCAGAACATGCACTGCTCCCCTTGACCGGCTCAAGGTGCTGATGCAG GTACATGCTTCCAAAACAAACAATATGTGCATCGCAGGAGGATTTAGCCACATGATTAAAGAAGGAGGATTGCGATCGTTGTGGAGAGGAAATGGAATAAATGCAATCAAAATTGCACCAGAATCTGCTCTCAAGTTCATGGCATATGAGCAG ATAAAAAGACTAATTGGTAGTGACCAGCAGCCATTAGGAATTCAGGAGAGATTGATTGCAGGGTCACTAGCTGGACTAATTGCACAAAGTACAATCTATCCAATGGAG GTGCTAAAAACAAGATTGGCATTGCGGAAAACTGGGCAGTACTCAGGAATGCTCAATTGTGCAAAACATATATTTAAGAAAGAGGGGGCTAGAGCATTCTACAAAGGATATGTTCCCAATATGCTGGGCATCATCCCCTACGCTGGAATAGACCTGGCTATTTATGAG actTTGAAGAATTCCTGGTTGCAGCGCTATGCTACTGACAGTGTGGATCCTGGTGTTTTTGTTCTCTTGGCTTGTGGCACTGTTTCGAGCACCTGTGGACAGCTAGCTAGTTACCCATTAGCACTTGTCAGGACACGAATGCAGGCACAAG CTACCACTGAGGGAGCACCTCAGCCCACAATGCTTGGACTCTTCAGGCACATTCTGAGCACAGAAGGAGCAATTGGACTATACCGTGGTTTAGCACCCAATTTCATGAAAGTTATTCCAGCTGTGAGCATTAGCTATGTAGTGTATGAAAACCTGAAAATGACACTTGGAGTCACATCACGATGA